The Oleidesulfovibrio alaskensis DSM 16109 genome has a segment encoding these proteins:
- the icd gene encoding NADP-dependent isocitrate dehydrogenase, translating to MRKTVYFIEGDGIGPEVWNAARPVIDKAVELAYGNGRSLEWKELLAGEKAYAETGTYLPQETLDTLAGAELAIKGPLGTPVGKGFRSLNVTMRQTLDLYACIRPIRYFEGIESPVKHPERVNMVVFRENTEDVYAGIEYKADTDEARKLIAFLRDELGANVDERCAVGIKPMSEKGSKRLVRRAMDFALAQGLPSVTLVHKGNIMKFTEGGFRQWGYELAHDEYAGRAVTEAQAAAGETGLVVKDRIADAMFQEVLIRPEQYSVVATSNLNGDYISDALAAQVGGLGLAPGVNMSDTLAFFEATHGTAPTIAGKDMANPGSLILCGGMLLEHLGWHEAATRIHTAMNTVIGNRTVTVDLASQMQGASTVGCRQFGELLGAAL from the coding sequence ATGCGCAAGACTGTGTATTTCATCGAAGGTGACGGCATCGGACCGGAGGTCTGGAACGCCGCCCGTCCTGTCATCGACAAGGCCGTGGAACTGGCATACGGCAACGGGCGTTCTCTGGAATGGAAGGAACTGCTTGCCGGCGAAAAAGCCTATGCCGAGACAGGCACCTATCTGCCTCAGGAAACGCTCGACACGCTGGCCGGTGCCGAACTGGCCATCAAGGGGCCGCTGGGCACCCCCGTGGGCAAGGGGTTCCGCAGTCTCAACGTGACCATGCGCCAGACTCTCGACCTGTATGCCTGCATCCGGCCCATACGGTATTTCGAAGGCATCGAATCACCGGTGAAGCATCCGGAGCGGGTCAATATGGTTGTCTTCCGCGAAAACACCGAAGACGTGTACGCCGGTATAGAATACAAGGCTGACACCGACGAAGCCAGAAAGCTGATTGCCTTTCTGCGCGACGAACTGGGCGCCAATGTGGACGAGCGCTGCGCCGTGGGCATAAAGCCCATGAGTGAAAAAGGCTCCAAGCGTCTGGTGCGCCGCGCCATGGACTTTGCTCTGGCGCAGGGGCTGCCCAGCGTCACGCTGGTGCACAAAGGCAATATCATGAAATTTACCGAAGGCGGATTCCGCCAGTGGGGCTACGAACTGGCGCATGACGAATACGCCGGACGCGCGGTGACCGAAGCACAGGCAGCCGCCGGGGAAACCGGTCTGGTGGTCAAGGACCGTATAGCCGACGCCATGTTCCAGGAAGTGCTCATCCGTCCGGAACAGTACAGCGTGGTTGCCACCAGCAACCTGAACGGCGATTATATTTCGGATGCGCTTGCTGCGCAGGTGGGCGGTCTGGGACTGGCTCCGGGCGTGAACATGTCCGATACGCTGGCCTTTTTTGAAGCCACCCACGGCACGGCACCCACCATTGCCGGAAAAGATATGGCCAACCCGGGCAGTCTTATTCTGTGCGGGGGCATGCTGCTGGAACATCTGGGCTGGCATGAGGCTGCAACCCGTATCCATACCGCCATGAACACCGTCATAGGCAACCGCACGGTCACCGTGGATCTGGCCAGCCAGATGCAGGGTGCCTCCACTGTGGGCTGCCGGCAGTTCGGCGAATTGCTGGGCGCGGCATTGTAG
- a CDS encoding LysE/ArgO family amino acid transporter: MNSAVFFQGFGICAGLIIAIGAQNAFILSQGIRGRHVLTVALLCCLCDVLLISLGLSGVGAFVSSSSALTAATAWAGVVFLSWYGLGALRSAIRGGTLEADTRGSDSLRAVAATTIAVSLLNPHAWLDTVVLLGGISGQYPESQRFVFGAGALSASFVWFFSLAFGARLLAPLFRRPATWRMLDGFVCLTMWGIAASLAHHALSLTA; this comes from the coding sequence ATGAACTCCGCAGTATTTTTTCAGGGATTCGGCATCTGTGCCGGCCTTATCATCGCCATAGGCGCCCAGAACGCCTTCATCCTGTCACAGGGAATCCGCGGCAGGCATGTGCTGACCGTGGCACTGCTGTGCTGCCTGTGCGATGTGCTCCTCATATCGCTGGGACTTTCCGGTGTGGGTGCATTTGTCTCTTCCAGCAGTGCTCTCACCGCAGCCACGGCCTGGGCGGGTGTGGTGTTTCTAAGCTGGTACGGACTGGGCGCGCTGCGTTCCGCCATCAGAGGCGGCACGCTGGAAGCCGATACCCGCGGTTCCGACAGTCTGCGGGCCGTGGCTGCGACCACCATTGCCGTGTCGCTGCTTAACCCGCACGCATGGCTGGATACTGTGGTGCTGCTGGGCGGCATCAGCGGGCAATACCCCGAAAGCCAGCGCTTCGTTTTCGGCGCGGGGGCGCTCAGCGCCTCGTTTGTCTGGTTTTTTTCGCTTGCATTCGGCGCCCGTCTGCTGGCCCCGCTGTTCCGGCGGCCCGCCACATGGCGCATGCTCGACGGCTTTGTCTGCCTGACCATGTGGGGCATTGCCGCCTCGCTGGCGCACCATGCACTGTCACTTACGGCGTAG
- a CDS encoding LysR family transcriptional regulator ArgP: MLEYRLIEALAMVVREGGFEKAARVLHVTQSAVSQRIRQLEAAAGTALVTRAAPVTPTEAGRRLLRHYHQVSMLEADLERDMAARFSAELLGEGGAAHGRAPAYRQLSVAVNADSLATWFLEAVDAVAEQEKLLLDVLVDDQDRTHDLLRNGEVVGCVSTRATPFHGCSMQRLGSMEYLVCAAPDFAAEHGLRVGADGRAATAADLLRAPAVLYNRVDGVHDTMLQTLYGIAPDTPYPRHYVPSSEAFVKMVAAGFGWGCVPHLQAEPLLAGGELVDLAPGWALPVALHWHWWDLGTGLFKRMAAVLSDHAALVLR; this comes from the coding sequence ATGCTTGAATACCGGCTTATAGAGGCTCTGGCCATGGTGGTGCGCGAAGGCGGGTTTGAAAAAGCAGCCCGTGTGCTGCATGTGACCCAGTCGGCCGTGTCGCAGCGTATCCGTCAGCTGGAAGCGGCAGCGGGTACGGCGCTGGTCACACGGGCGGCACCTGTTACACCTACCGAGGCAGGCCGCAGACTGCTGCGGCATTATCATCAGGTTTCCATGCTGGAGGCTGACCTTGAGCGTGACATGGCCGCGCGCTTCAGCGCGGAACTGCTGGGCGAAGGCGGTGCTGCGCACGGGCGGGCCCCCGCCTACCGGCAGCTGAGTGTGGCCGTCAATGCCGACAGTCTGGCCACATGGTTTCTGGAGGCGGTGGATGCCGTGGCGGAACAGGAAAAGCTGCTGCTTGATGTGCTGGTGGATGATCAGGACAGAACGCATGACCTGCTGCGTAACGGTGAAGTGGTGGGCTGTGTGAGCACGCGGGCCACGCCGTTTCACGGGTGCAGCATGCAGCGGCTGGGCAGTATGGAGTACCTTGTGTGTGCTGCGCCGGATTTTGCCGCTGAACACGGCCTGCGCGTGGGGGCGGACGGCCGTGCCGCCACTGCCGCCGATCTGCTGCGGGCGCCTGCCGTGCTGTACAACAGGGTGGACGGGGTGCATGACACCATGCTGCAGACCTTGTACGGCATTGCGCCGGACACCCCGTATCCGCGGCACTATGTGCCTTCTTCGGAGGCATTTGTAAAAATGGTGGCTGCGGGGTTCGGGTGGGGCTGCGTGCCGCATCTGCAGGCCGAACCGCTGCTTGCCGGCGGTGAACTGGTCGATCTGGCACCGGGCTGGGCATTGCCCGTGGCACTGCACTGGCACTGGTGGGATCTGGGTACGGGGCTTTTCAAGCGCATGGCCGCGGTCCTTTCGGACCATGCGGCTCTTGTTCTGCGCTGA
- a CDS encoding TIGR00730 family Rossman fold protein, protein MHTINSVCVYCGSNPGLRTEYMDTARQLGKTLAMRRMTLVYGGSATGLMGAVADGVLEHGGRAVGVIPARIAGRIGHSGLTERHVVETMHERKQRMCDLADAFIALPGGIGTLEEVFEMLTWAQLGFHHKPVGLLNVQGYYDGLVQFTRHMQDERFIKQDHRDMLLVEQNAAALLDRMAAWQPVCSPKWFDEALAKS, encoded by the coding sequence ATGCACACCATTAACAGCGTATGTGTTTACTGCGGTTCCAATCCGGGACTGCGTACGGAATATATGGATACGGCGCGGCAACTGGGCAAAACTCTTGCCATGCGCCGGATGACACTGGTGTACGGCGGCTCCGCCACCGGTCTGATGGGAGCTGTGGCAGACGGCGTGCTGGAACACGGCGGCAGGGCCGTAGGCGTCATTCCCGCACGCATCGCCGGACGCATCGGGCACAGCGGCCTTACCGAACGCCACGTGGTGGAAACCATGCATGAACGCAAACAGCGCATGTGCGATCTGGCTGACGCCTTCATCGCCCTGCCGGGGGGCATCGGCACGCTGGAAGAAGTTTTCGAGATGCTCACGTGGGCACAGCTGGGCTTTCACCACAAACCCGTAGGCCTGCTGAATGTGCAGGGCTATTACGACGGGCTTGTACAGTTCACCCGCCATATGCAGGACGAACGCTTTATAAAACAGGACCACCGCGACATGCTGCTGGTGGAACAAAACGCCGCAGCGCTGCTGGACCGCATGGCAGCATGGCAGCCCGTATGCAGCCCCAAATGGTTTGACGAGGCGCTGGCAAAAAGCTGA
- a CDS encoding bifunctional helix-turn-helix transcriptional regulator/GNAT family N-acetyltransferase — MEKVTSCFIRKISRELARELRLVGSYADQKGLTVAEAHALIELGEHGTLSVQQVAQLLLIDAADASRAVQSLILQKLAVLVPEGPPDRAKGVALTEAGHRRLAEVHGEMDSLVRAGLDQLTPGEQKAVADGLMTYARGLRYSRLQEGFVIRPVRPADNAAVAEIIRSVSQEHGLTAEAGYAVGDAAVDAVSQAYAADGACYWVVEHQGRVLGGGGVAPLAGCDGSICELQKMYLLAECRGRGLGRRLVLTALEFARSHGYRACYLETTGILQQAARLYESLGFERCTAQGDTGHSVCELRYIMHFTTQASSARGEHPPQPCCGCGA, encoded by the coding sequence ATGGAGAAAGTAACTTCGTGTTTTATCAGGAAGATATCACGCGAGCTGGCGCGGGAACTGCGCCTTGTGGGCAGTTATGCAGACCAGAAGGGGCTGACGGTGGCGGAGGCGCATGCGCTTATCGAGCTGGGTGAGCATGGAACGTTGTCTGTGCAGCAGGTGGCGCAGTTGCTGCTGATTGATGCGGCCGATGCCAGCCGGGCGGTACAGTCACTTATTTTGCAGAAGCTTGCCGTGCTGGTGCCCGAAGGCCCGCCGGACAGGGCAAAGGGAGTGGCATTGACCGAAGCCGGACACCGGAGGCTGGCAGAAGTGCACGGCGAGATGGACAGTCTGGTGCGTGCAGGGCTGGACCAGCTGACCCCCGGAGAACAGAAAGCAGTGGCTGACGGCCTGATGACCTATGCCAGAGGGTTACGGTACAGCAGGCTGCAGGAAGGATTTGTCATCAGACCCGTCCGGCCTGCCGACAATGCTGCGGTGGCAGAGATTATCCGCAGCGTTTCACAAGAGCACGGTCTGACGGCCGAAGCCGGTTATGCCGTGGGGGATGCTGCGGTGGACGCCGTAAGTCAGGCGTATGCCGCGGACGGAGCCTGTTACTGGGTGGTGGAACATCAGGGGCGGGTGCTGGGCGGTGGCGGCGTGGCGCCGCTTGCCGGTTGTGACGGCAGCATCTGCGAGCTGCAGAAGATGTATCTGCTGGCGGAATGCAGAGGACGCGGGCTGGGCAGGCGGCTGGTGCTCACAGCGCTGGAATTTGCCCGCAGCCACGGATACAGGGCCTGTTATCTGGAGACCACCGGGATATTGCAGCAGGCCGCACGGCTGTACGAATCGCTGGGGTTCGAGCGTTGCACAGCGCAGGGCGATACGGGACACAGTGTCTGTGAGCTGCGGTATATCATGCATTTTACCACGCAGGCATCATCAGCCCGCGGGGAACACCCCCCGCAGCCCTGCTGCGGCTGCGGCGCCTGA
- the zwf gene encoding glucose-6-phosphate dehydrogenase → MSPADTRVTIGRAMCEETPPEPCGMVIFGASGDLVARKLLPALFGLFRRGLLPERFFMLGFARTPMTDDDFRGKVRESILAAHPQGAGQLDDFLALCRYTYGDYDDPAAYTNLALCSSECVMDYHAAENLLFYLALPPHLHAGVVRHLHGAGLTAEGENGSPWRRVVFEKPFGHDLASALELDSRLCSVLRQEQIFRMDHYLGKETVQSILMFRFANAIFEPLWNRGYVDHVQITVAESLGIEHRGAYYDSAGCLRDMFQNHMMQMLALVAMEPPTSFDPERVRDERVKLLHSIRPWTADDMRHWVVRGQYTQGVTAEGASLAGYRHEPRVAEGSTTETYVAARLFIDNWRWQGVPFFLRSGKRMPRKVSEIAVTFRRVPHSMFGMHSKSEMPANVLVLKIQPEEGIDLHIQAKQPGPKSCMATMALAFKYREIFGINPPDAYERLLLDCMLGDRTLFWSREGVEASWRLITPVLDTWCDNPQTSPLHQYTAGTWGPEAAQRMISAAGRQWRR, encoded by the coding sequence ATGAGTCCCGCAGACACCCGCGTGACCATAGGCAGAGCCATGTGTGAGGAAACACCGCCGGAACCGTGCGGTATGGTCATATTCGGCGCATCCGGCGATCTTGTGGCGCGCAAACTGCTGCCGGCGCTGTTCGGGCTGTTCCGCCGCGGGCTGCTGCCCGAACGCTTTTTCATGCTGGGTTTTGCCCGCACCCCCATGACGGATGACGACTTCCGCGGCAAAGTACGCGAATCCATCCTTGCCGCGCACCCGCAGGGCGCCGGCCAGCTGGACGATTTTCTGGCGCTGTGCCGTTACACCTACGGCGACTACGACGACCCCGCGGCCTATACCAACCTTGCGCTGTGTTCTTCGGAATGCGTCATGGACTACCACGCCGCGGAAAACCTGCTGTTTTATCTGGCTCTGCCGCCGCACCTGCACGCCGGAGTGGTGCGTCATCTGCACGGCGCCGGTCTTACGGCGGAAGGTGAAAACGGCAGCCCGTGGCGCAGAGTTGTTTTTGAAAAACCCTTCGGTCACGATCTTGCCTCGGCGCTGGAACTTGACAGCAGGCTGTGCTCCGTGCTGCGGCAGGAACAGATTTTCCGCATGGACCACTATCTGGGCAAGGAAACAGTGCAGTCCATACTGATGTTCCGCTTTGCCAATGCCATTTTCGAACCGCTGTGGAACAGGGGCTATGTGGACCATGTACAGATAACCGTGGCCGAATCGCTGGGCATAGAACACAGGGGGGCATACTACGACAGTGCCGGCTGTCTGCGTGACATGTTCCAGAACCATATGATGCAGATGCTGGCGCTGGTGGCCATGGAACCGCCCACAAGTTTCGACCCGGAACGGGTACGCGACGAGCGGGTCAAACTGCTGCACTCCATCCGGCCGTGGACAGCGGACGACATGCGCCACTGGGTCGTGCGCGGCCAGTATACACAGGGAGTTACCGCCGAAGGCGCATCGCTGGCAGGTTACCGCCACGAACCCCGTGTGGCCGAAGGCAGCACCACGGAAACCTATGTGGCCGCGCGGCTTTTCATCGACAACTGGCGCTGGCAGGGCGTTCCTTTTTTTCTGCGCAGCGGCAAACGCATGCCCCGCAAGGTCAGCGAAATTGCCGTCACCTTCCGGCGGGTGCCCCACTCCATGTTCGGCATGCACTCAAAATCCGAAATGCCGGCCAATGTACTGGTACTCAAAATCCAGCCGGAAGAAGGCATCGACCTGCATATTCAGGCCAAGCAGCCCGGCCCGAAATCATGCATGGCAACCATGGCTCTGGCATTCAAGTACAGAGAAATATTCGGCATCAACCCTCCGGACGCCTACGAGCGGCTTCTGCTGGACTGCATGCTGGGCGACAGGACCCTGTTCTGGAGCCGCGAAGGTGTGGAAGCTTCGTGGCGGCTGATAACCCCGGTGCTGGATACATGGTGCGACAACCCGCAGACTTCGCCGCTGCATCAGTACACAGCCGGCACATGGGGGCCGGAAGCCGCGCAGCGGATGATCAGTGCCGCAGGGCGTCAGTGGCGGCGCTGA
- the gnd gene encoding phosphogluconate dehydrogenase (NAD(+)-dependent, decarboxylating): MHTKLRTVMKAANDVRRCRGRADTLCWGQTAPVRPRGGSNTPRVQHQRSIYMQIAIIGLGRMGMNMARRLLRGGHEVAVWNRSPAKTQVMEAEGAAGFTSLQALAASLAPPRTLWFMLPAGEATQQCMDEVLPFLQPGDVVVDGANAYWKDDRPRADRLAAHGIRYVDAGVSGGIWGLENGYCTMLGGEAADIRHLAPVLDTLAPPQGWMHCGPAGAGHFVKMVHNGIEYAMMESYGEGFDLLRNGPFSGLDLQGIAALWNRGSVVRSWLLELLDAALKKDPGLASLKGYVDDSGEGRWTVTDAVDHAVPVPVLAQALFRRFESRQDDLFSNKVLAALRNEFGGHAVKNTDEGDAS; encoded by the coding sequence ATGCATACCAAGCTTCGCACCGTCATGAAAGCGGCAAATGACGTGCGCCGTTGCCGCGGCCGCGCCGATACGCTATGCTGGGGGCAAACCGCACCCGTGCGGCCCCGCGGCGGCAGCAATACGCCGCGGGTACAACACCAACGGAGCATATACATGCAGATAGCCATCATAGGACTGGGCAGAATGGGCATGAACATGGCCCGGCGCCTGCTGCGCGGAGGACACGAGGTTGCCGTATGGAACCGCAGCCCTGCCAAAACACAGGTAATGGAGGCCGAAGGAGCCGCCGGATTCACCAGCCTGCAGGCACTGGCCGCCAGTCTTGCCCCGCCGCGTACGCTGTGGTTCATGCTGCCCGCCGGAGAGGCCACGCAACAGTGCATGGACGAAGTACTGCCGTTTCTGCAGCCCGGCGATGTGGTGGTGGACGGTGCCAATGCCTACTGGAAGGACGACCGGCCCCGTGCCGACAGGCTGGCCGCACACGGCATACGGTATGTGGACGCCGGAGTTTCCGGCGGCATATGGGGACTGGAAAACGGATACTGCACCATGCTGGGGGGTGAAGCGGCTGATATCCGGCATCTGGCGCCGGTACTGGATACGCTGGCCCCGCCGCAGGGCTGGATGCATTGCGGCCCGGCCGGAGCCGGACACTTTGTCAAAATGGTCCATAACGGCATTGAATACGCCATGATGGAGTCATACGGCGAAGGGTTTGACCTGCTGCGCAACGGCCCGTTCAGCGGGCTGGACCTGCAGGGTATCGCCGCCCTGTGGAACAGGGGCAGCGTGGTACGCTCGTGGCTGCTGGAACTGCTGGATGCAGCGCTGAAAAAAGACCCCGGCCTTGCATCGCTGAAAGGATATGTGGACGATTCCGGCGAGGGACGCTGGACAGTAACCGATGCCGTGGACCATGCGGTGCCGGTTCCGGTACTGGCACAGGCGCTGTTCCGGCGGTTCGAATCACGGCAGGACGATCTGTTTTCCAACAAGGTGCTGGCCGCCCTGCGCAACGAATTCGGCGGGCATGCGGTAAAAAACACTGACGAAGGGGATGCCTCATGA
- a CDS encoding metallophosphoesterase family protein — MHEAMPVAILSDIHGNLPAFEAVLEDMDACGVHEIISLGDNVGYGPQPDEVVRLCMRRGVISVAGNHEAGVLLERERRRFNFQSHEALMRTIALLSDCAVEWIASLPRGLSRHGCRFVHGMPPDSVHKYLFAVSGGELKGAFQAFLGPLCFVGHTHDLELVCLRGGVLERRPLEQGPCLFEPDCRYIVNVGSAGQPRDGDNRAKYALWWPDDGRLEMRFVSYDIERAVALFAERGMPLRYAQRLR; from the coding sequence ATGCATGAGGCTATGCCCGTAGCCATTCTGTCAGACATACACGGCAATCTGCCGGCTTTTGAGGCGGTACTGGAAGACATGGACGCCTGCGGCGTGCACGAGATCATTTCTCTGGGCGATAATGTGGGCTATGGCCCGCAGCCTGACGAGGTGGTCAGACTGTGCATGCGGCGCGGTGTCATTTCCGTGGCCGGAAACCATGAAGCCGGCGTGCTGCTGGAGCGCGAACGCAGGCGGTTTAATTTTCAGTCGCACGAGGCGCTTATGCGCACCATTGCACTGCTGTCGGATTGTGCCGTGGAGTGGATAGCATCGCTGCCGCGCGGGCTCAGCCGGCACGGCTGCCGCTTTGTGCATGGCATGCCTCCTGACTCCGTGCACAAGTATCTTTTTGCGGTGAGCGGCGGAGAACTGAAAGGAGCTTTTCAGGCGTTTTTGGGTCCGTTGTGTTTTGTGGGACATACGCATGATCTGGAACTGGTGTGCCTGCGCGGCGGCGTGCTGGAGAGACGGCCGCTGGAGCAGGGGCCGTGCCTGTTTGAGCCGGACTGCCGCTACATAGTCAATGTGGGCAGCGCGGGCCAGCCGCGTGACGGCGACAACAGAGCCAAGTATGCGCTGTGGTGGCCGGACGACGGGCGTCTGGAGATGCGTTTTGTTTCCTATGATATCGAGCGGGCCGTGGCGCTGTTTGCGGAGCGGGGCATGCCCCTGCGCTATGCGCAGCGGTTGCGCTGA
- a CDS encoding protein kinase domain-containing protein: MFIGRYRVCGLLGRGGMGAVYKVLQPVTGRMAALKLLRPSDVLEELVGTEELARRFYEEARIMGQLEHPHVAAVLDADHDARNRPFFLMEYYCLNLGMLIGESYRVEAPTRRLPLDRAVRYARQTLEALRRMHYAGIVHRDVKPYNIMITADDDVKLIDFGLSRLRGETGHGTAGRLHKGVKVGSPYYAPPEQENDPESADARADIYPVGVMLYRMLTGVLPTGEEVMAEGGIPPASQFSDDLDAEWDVFFERAMAPDPGARFACAAAMLDRLNVLERRWRARVTNTCTLAGASPLRRQCPPVHTDVRTVPLKAGTREARGVFGLDDLWRPLCPAGETFEDQGDMTVLDSATDLMWQQSGSDYPLTWDEAAEYVHSLNAMRFAGYGDWRLPTVAELVTQLAEPPMLGDYCVPPVFDTRCDVLWSADTKSHVAAWFVSASMGFVGWQDFTCRFSVRAVRTHSGE; encoded by the coding sequence ATGTTCATAGGCAGATACAGGGTTTGCGGGCTGCTGGGACGCGGAGGCATGGGAGCGGTGTACAAGGTGCTTCAGCCTGTCACCGGCCGTATGGCGGCGCTCAAGCTGCTGCGTCCTTCGGATGTGCTGGAAGAACTTGTGGGCACAGAAGAGCTTGCCCGGCGGTTTTATGAAGAGGCCCGCATCATGGGGCAGCTTGAACATCCCCATGTGGCCGCGGTGCTGGATGCGGACCACGACGCCCGCAACAGACCGTTTTTTCTGATGGAGTATTATTGCCTCAATTTGGGTATGCTTATCGGCGAAAGCTACAGGGTTGAGGCTCCCACACGGCGGCTGCCGCTGGACAGGGCGGTGCGTTATGCCCGCCAGACCCTCGAAGCGCTGCGGCGCATGCATTATGCGGGCATCGTGCATCGCGATGTGAAGCCTTATAATATTATGATAACTGCCGATGATGATGTGAAGCTCATTGATTTCGGCCTGTCGCGGCTGCGCGGCGAGACCGGTCACGGCACCGCGGGACGTCTGCACAAGGGCGTAAAGGTGGGGTCGCCCTATTATGCGCCGCCGGAACAGGAAAACGATCCGGAATCTGCTGATGCGCGGGCGGATATCTATCCTGTGGGTGTTATGCTGTACCGTATGCTTACCGGTGTGCTGCCCACCGGTGAAGAGGTCATGGCTGAAGGGGGCATTCCTCCTGCCAGCCAGTTCAGCGACGATCTGGATGCGGAGTGGGACGTTTTTTTTGAACGGGCCATGGCCCCTGACCCCGGTGCACGTTTTGCCTGCGCCGCAGCCATGCTGGACAGGCTGAATGTGCTGGAGCGCCGCTGGCGGGCGCGGGTGACCAATACCTGTACGCTGGCCGGTGCTTCGCCGCTGCGCAGGCAGTGCCCGCCCGTGCACACCGACGTGCGCACCGTGCCACTGAAAGCAGGCACGCGCGAAGCGCGCGGGGTATTCGGGCTGGATGACCTGTGGCGTCCGTTGTGCCCCGCGGGTGAAACTTTTGAAGATCAGGGCGATATGACCGTGCTGGACAGCGCAACTGATCTGATGTGGCAGCAGTCCGGCAGCGACTATCCTTTGACATGGGACGAGGCTGCCGAGTATGTGCACTCGTTGAACGCGATGCGGTTTGCCGGATACGGCGACTGGCGCCTGCCCACTGTGGCCGAGCTGGTCACCCAGCTGGCCGAACCGCCCATGCTGGGCGATTACTGCGTGCCCCCTGTTTTTGACACCCGCTGTGATGTGCTGTGGAGCGCCGACACCAAGTCGCATGTGGCGGCATGGTTTGTCTCGGCATCCATGGGGTTTGTGGGCTGGCAGGATTTCACCTGCCGGTTTTCCGTCCGTGCGGTGCGGACGCATTCAGGAGAATAA
- a CDS encoding YkgJ family cysteine cluster protein, with translation MTEIICDRCGTCCRKGGPALHRQDMDLVRSGVIRPAHMVTLRRGEMAYDEARDEVIPLQEELVKLRGAVRGSWTCLFFMPAEIGCRIYNSRPAECRALSCKDTSAILGMYDKDRLTRRDILADNAELLSLVEAHEASCPYAPLAELGPRLRSDEDAARRLLEAVRLDLSFREVVAERTSVPAEDMDFLFGRPLTETVHRMYGIRVQRRGDDLFLAPAQAV, from the coding sequence GTGACCGAAATTATCTGCGACCGCTGCGGCACCTGCTGCCGCAAGGGCGGACCGGCTCTGCACCGGCAGGACATGGACCTTGTCCGCAGCGGTGTCATACGCCCTGCGCACATGGTCACCCTGCGGCGGGGCGAAATGGCCTATGATGAAGCCCGCGACGAGGTGATTCCCCTGCAGGAAGAGCTGGTCAAGCTGCGCGGGGCGGTGCGCGGCAGCTGGACATGCCTCTTTTTCATGCCCGCGGAAATAGGCTGCCGCATCTACAACAGCCGCCCTGCGGAGTGCCGCGCTCTGTCCTGCAAGGATACTTCTGCCATTCTGGGAATGTATGACAAAGACAGGCTGACACGGCGCGATATTCTGGCGGACAATGCGGAACTGCTGTCTCTGGTGGAGGCGCACGAAGCCAGCTGTCCCTATGCGCCGCTTGCCGAGCTGGGGCCCCGGTTGCGCAGTGATGAGGATGCGGCGCGCAGGCTGCTGGAAGCCGTGCGTCTTGATCTTTCCTTCCGCGAGGTTGTGGCGGAACGCACATCCGTTCCCGCAGAGGATATGGATTTTCTTTTCGGCAGGCCCCTTACCGAAACAGTGCACCGCATGTACGGCATCAGAGTGCAGCGGCGGGGCGATGATCTTTTTCTGGCGCCCGCACAGGCTGTCTAG